The sequence taaaaatagttaaattataaaatttatgaacttATTTCGCCTCAAgcattatttaacaaattaaaataattaattaaaagctaatttataaattttatagttagataataattgtaattgtaaaaaatatattaattatatttttaatattatattatttaatatgttaattttttaattataatataattttaatatttaaatgtagcatatcaaatataattaataaatattttaattactatagtaataaaaattataaaatactagaaattattttatttatctatccatatttattatctataattaaaataatgacaatgtagcatataaataaataactaataaaaatataatcttttacttttctaaGAACTCATTCagattgaataaattttagaatttataaatttaattaaatttaatgaatgaattataatcaatgaatttgaaataataaattttaaaaattacttaatctaaattaaatataaaaataaatatttactaaaaattaagaaacttataaaataatatagattttcaaaaatcaatataaattaagtaatacaatccatatattttaattaattaaattgtaaaatctaTTAtctctattaaaaaattttgaaggACGAATAAAGATTGTCTTAAGTTAAAACCTTGAAAACCCATCAATCGGAACACTGAGGCAGCCAACCCAAATAGTTAACGAAAATCTAAGTAAAGCAGCCTGATTCCACAAAAGGCTCAAAGCAGAGAATCAAAACCCCTCTCTAACTTAGCAACACAGGAAGATACTTGCGTCTCTTTCGTTTCTTCAAACAAacttaaaaaagagaaattaaaaaaatctctctctctctttctctaaaAATCCCCAAATTCGCCACTTTAAATGATCGATTAGGGTTCCAAAAATGAGCACTAGAAACaacaacagcagcagcaacagcaACAACGTCACCTCCAATGGTACCAGTTCCAACAGTCAACAACAACAAGATCCAGCCACCTACTTTCTAAAGCTGGCGCGGCAATCTTCGGCAGGTGCcacttcatcatcatcatcatcatcggTGAGAATGATGGAAGACGAGGAGGACGTGAGAGAGGAAGAGCCAACGGAACTAAACACGATAAACAGTTCGGGAGGGTTTATAGTGATATCAACTGATAAGCTAAGTGTGAAGTACACGAGTGTTAATCTTCATGGTCATGATGTCGGTGCTGTGCAAGCTAATAAGCCTGCTCCTGTTAAACGCCTGGTTTATTATTTcgagatttttattaaaaattctgGTGCTAAAGGACAGATTGCTATTGGTTTCACTAATGACACCTTTAAGATGCGAAGGCAGCCagggtaattttctttaattgttgCATTAaagagttttgatttggaatGAAATGGAATTCAAGATAATGTAGGTGCTTTTTGGTGTGTTTTCTTAGGGTTGTTTGACTATAgacaaaatgcaaaagaaaaaggaactaAGAAGAATGTAACGAATGTCCTAATTGTTTGACCAATATGGATATAATATTCCACCAATTTTGGGTTAAACTTATTGTTTAGTAGTTAAGAGTACCTCTTAGAACAGTTTATGGACTTGTTTACTGTACTAGATGTTGTTCCTTTACATGGTTTTATTGGTTTCATCTgtaaatatgattagattagctGTTTGGAAGAATATAACTGATGACTTCATGATTTTTCACTGTCattattgtatattatttGAATCTCTTAGGTGCTTATTTGTGATCAGATGTTTTTGTGAGCCTTGTTAAAAGTGGCTGGAAATCAGTCCTTAGCTGTCCAAGTTATACGCACCTGCTTGTCTGACTTAGTTAACTtgttatgaaattttaaataatgttTTTGATTAGCCAGAACATCTAAAATTCATAGTAAAATAGCAATGCTATAATGGATATAATGTTCAACTTCTACAACTAGTTCAATGTATGTACTCTGCACGTGAGAACAGAGACAAAAGGCAACCACCACTAACTACATTCAAATATGAACAAAAGGGATCAATAACACCTTAACTTTACTCGCTGCTTCAAGAAAATTTAGTAGTAATCCTAATCATCATCAAGCAAAAGATCTTCATCCTTCCCTTCTCTTCGTTAGAGCAGGGTCCCCAATGCCTATGTCTCCTCTAAATTGGTGTCTGCCCTGTTTatagtttgcaattgattaacTGTTGGCAGTCCTAACAGTTGATTAACTTGTAGAAAGAGATGCAATTTCATTTGTTTTTGGAATAAGGGAGCCAATTGTGTTGTTACATTCACTTTTTAAGAGCTAATTCCATGtaatttctcttatttatgGACATTGATAATACCACCCAGTAAAACCATATTGCATAAAGAAATGATAGCCCTGAAGGTGCATGGTGGCATGTGCCTGGTGCATGCCTTAGGAGTGGTGCTTCACTTGAGGCCACTTGAGGAATGATTTAGGGCCTACTTGAGCCTGGGTATGCCTGACAACTATCATTGGTGCTGAAAGCTGAGTGCTTCTTGGAGCTTTGAGTAAAGCAAAGAACATAAGCTTTCATGTGAGCTCGagtttatgaaataaaatatagattttGTTCATATGATGCAGATATGAAACATAATgaacatataatattttcctagtattttatttaatttattctttctaATGTGAGAGCTTTATTCTATTGTGGAAAGGGTGTAGGTCTAATTATATCTGGACCCGGAccatctatttaattttttaaatctttccATGTATACCTAGGCTTTCAGCTACTATAATAATTTAGGGAAAAATCATGACTGAATCGTTGGATGAAAATAAGTGAAAAATGTTTAATCAGATCACAAATGTAGTATCTCACAGTTTAGGTTCACTCATACATTCATGTCTAAAGCTCCAAGGATAGGCCTGTGCGCTTTGTAGGCGTGCCTAAGCAAAGCGCCTCACCTCAGGCTTGAAATATGCATCCATCGTGGGCCTTTTTCTTAAGGCTAAATACTAAAAGCTTTGGCAAAGCAAAAGTCAACTATCCTCTTCTAATGCTTCAGTGGTTTGGGGAGATTTAGATATGCTATATCAATTGATGGATTATTCAATGGCATTGTAATTATGCCTCTGAAAACATGAGGAGAAAAGATACTTGGTTAGGACTGCAGCTCTATATTTTCTCCCCCACTATGTAAGCAAGTTTTTGTGTTGCAGAGCCTTGTTAATAATAGGTATACTGCGGTTTCTTATGAACATTTCTTCCCTTTTTTGTTCCCTGTGTTAGGTGGGAAGCAAACAGTTGTGGATATCATGGAGATGATGGGCATCTGTATCGTGGACAAGGCAAGGGAGAGCCTTTTGGCCCAACCTTTACATCCAAAGATACAGTTGGTGCTGGTATTAACTACTCTTCACAGGAATTCTTTTTCACGTAAGACTATGCCCAATTTGGTCAGTATGGTCTTTTACTTTGCATGCATTTGTATAGACATGTAGAttctagaattataaattatccATCTGTTAATTGTGAAAATCCTTATTTTTACATGTGCTCCTATATTGGTGTAGTAAAAATGGATCGGTGGTTGGGGCAGTTTACAAGGATATAAAAGGTCCCTTATTCCCTACGGTTGCTGTTCACAGCCTGAATGAAGAGTATGCAGTACTTATACTTGTTAATTTTATGCTGTTTAGCTATTATTTTGGGACACTTTTGCTTGTTGGTTCTTGCACGAGATTTAGATATTGCAAATATGGTGCTGCCAGCTATGCAATATGCTTgattagattatttgattgtaTTTGGTCTGATTAAATTGTTTGTATTATTGAGTATTGCCACACTTGAATACTATATTCTTAGACTTGAATTTTGCTTCATCTTATGATGCATATGTAGCCCCAGAAAATTCTTCTTTGCAAACCAAGGTCCCTATGGTGACTAAGATTCTGGTTACACCAAGCTTTCATTCTTATGCTGACTGAATTTTTAGCAAAACAGGATAATATTGGTCTGATTTCTAATAGAGTATGAGCTttgattgattatttaattaacaaagCAAAGGTAAAGTAGATTTAGTGGAAAATATGTTATAAACTATAATTACACAGATTTGAAGTTGACGATATAACACCCCTTTTTGTATTTCAGCCTGTCAGAAAGATAGGTACGTTCGAACCAGAACCAGAATTTTAACTTTCATTTAAGTTGAGTAGTGGGTATCTGCAATATGATTGGCCATACTAATCCTCACGATTGCTTATCAATTGAGTTGAGTGCTATGTTGTAGCTTAGCTAGCAGAGGCACTCCATGATTTTTGAAACAAAATTGAAACTCACCTGGATTAATAtgttaacaaaaatatattttcatgtttaactTTCCATCCTACAGTATTTTCAATGCGGGCACTGCTTGTATCTAATTAAGCTGCTTTGGTTTTGGGTCTGTGTGTGTTTTAACATGCATGCTCAAGTGCGAGGCATGCTGGTAGTGGAGTACATATTGAATCTATGCTATGTGCAGTGATGCTCAGTTTTAGAGCACTGAGACAAGACAATtgatgtattaattaataggTGTAATATACTCTAAAATATCTTCTATCCCATGAATTGCTGTTTAAAAAACTCGTTTTTGAAAATTACTGTATTGAAGGTGATTAATACTGTAATACTGCAGTGTAATATCAAATTTCCTTCTGGTTTTGATAAAAGGAGCATATCTGcctcattattttctgttAAAAGTTATTCagcttaattataaaaatatgtagtTTCTATATTTGGGATTTTATGTATCAACTTGTTGAGAAAGGCTGTGAAAGAATTGTATTTTCTCCACTGAATGTTTTCTTGCATGGAAAATTATGATTGTATTGAATCCCTAACAACGGCTCATTGTCTCTTGAGGCATAGTTCCTCTCTGATGTGGCAGaattagtaataatataaaactttcTCTTGCTCTGTAATTCTgctgatattattttattattggtaaaacaattttaattttttaatatgcatagattttaattttttttttttaaatttcaatctGGCAGGATTGAAGTCAACTTTGGGCAGAAGCAATTTGCTTTTGACCTCAAGGCAAGTTATCctgtcaatttcttttttctcacaTGTATTGTTATGTTGTTGATAAGTGaatttgtatttcttttttgttaaatgTTGTCAATCAAGTTGAAATTATTGCTGAATCTAATGAATTAGGTGGTGCAGAGTTACTGTGCAAATTTCTATTTATCGATCACCATTGCAGGCTTCTTGAAGGTCCCTCTATGTGATAATTAATGGCTGTTTATAATGTCCCAACCAGATGAAATTATACTTTGTGTCAATTGATGTATTGAACCTTATGTTTAATCTGTCTAAATCTAGTAGTTCTTCATTTCTTTCGGCTGAAATTGCATATGCTGTTACATGCTCTTTTTGGTTTTAAGACTTCAAGTCCATGTCTCATTTGGTTATAACttgatttgaattattttgttGGCTTGCATAAATTCCTGACTAGCTTTTTGGCTATTGTTTATGCTCGTAGAGATTTGTGGGCTAAAGTAAAATATTCAACTTAGCTCATTTACTTATGTTGAcattattgtaatttttaaatcaagTCCTTGTCATATTAATGTtgtcttttgtttcatttcatttgattAGGAATATGAAGCACATGAAAGGATGAAGCAACAGACAACAATTGAGAAAATATCTTTGTCTCCAAATGTGAGTTATGGGTAAGTTCACTACAAATTTGACTCTCTTTTATATGAAACATATTGTCCTCTTGGTTGTAAATAATACAATGTGCatgttgaaagaaatatttagaaattaattgtTGGGTCATGGCAATCgagttttctttattttattttcttcactATGAGCTTTTCTCTCTATGTTGATCTTTCtcaaatatgatattataCTTCTAATTTGTATATGAAGGTCCTGTGGGTTTTGGTTCGAGTGATAGTAGAATGGGATGGACAGGGCTGGTGTAGTATTGGGAACAAATTTGTGGAATGAGTTTCCTGAAAGAACAGTAAGTacttttgaagaagaatttgagctGGAAACTCTCCATTGACATTCTTAGTtaatgaaaggaaaaagagataAAGGAGGTGGGAGGAAGGTGGAGGGTGGAAAGTTGGGCTAAATCTTAGAGTGGGGAAGTAACACTTCTTAGGAGCTTGGTGCTTGACTACTAGGAGTCTGGAAAATAAGGaggaaaaatataacaaatacacctttaaataattttatggaGATCAGTTTATTCTTGAGCAAGAGAGACTACTTTTGTAGCTGCTTTTCTTATTATCTTTTGCACACTTGCTTGCACTCACAATATGGAATAAGATcttagatattaaatttaagttgTGGCTTGTCATTTAGCAGCATCAGAAAATTATTATCCTCTCATGTGAGCACCATGGGGTCTTACAAGTTGTTGATAAGAATTATTTCGTTGAAGTTCTAGAGTGGATGATCACCTGGTATTTAagttctataattttattctacaTCCGCCAAATGTTTTATAATGTTAATTGGACGGAAAGCACTAAATATTCTGCTCTATAAAGTGATTTAAAATAGTAACCAATATGCACCATATCAGTCATATATATGTATGGGCACAtgattaatttcattttgGTAAACAGCTGTAATTGATGAACTGAaattgttgtttttattgttaCATGTTTCTCTGACTATTATCTGTTGATGACTGATTTGTATTTCACGATCAGACTTGTGCACTCCTACTTACTGCATTATGGCTATGAGGAGACTCTCAATTCATTTGACTTGGCTAGTAAAAGTACTGTTCCTCCTATACAAGTAGCTCTAGAGAATGGGTTTGATGAACAGGACATTATGTATGCATTGAACCAGAGAAGAACTCTTCGACAGGTATGAATAGAGTTGATCATTGGTTTTTCTCCTTGAAGTAGTAGTTTGCATCAGTTGACATGCAACTTGTTCAGACTATGGATTGATATTTAATGAGTGTGCTGCTTGTGTCTCTTCAGCAGAAGTGCCTTTCTGTGTATCtttatgtttttgttttcttttctttgtctcTTTTGCATGAGAATTTAATTCAGTGCTTGTTCTTGTTGTTCAAAATGATATTTTCCTTTGATTGGAAGTGCTAA is a genomic window of Ricinus communis isolate WT05 ecotype wild-type chromosome 2, ASM1957865v1, whole genome shotgun sequence containing:
- the LOC8283258 gene encoding ran-binding protein M homolog, whose translation is MSTRNNNSSSNSNNVTSNGTSSNSQQQQDPATYFLKLARQSSAGATSSSSSSSVRMMEDEEDVREEEPTELNTINSSGGFIVISTDKLSVKYTSVNLHGHDVGAVQANKPAPVKRLVYYFEIFIKNSGAKGQIAIGFTNDTFKMRRQPGWEANSCGYHGDDGHLYRGQGKGEPFGPTFTSKDTVGAGINYSSQEFFFTKNGSVVGAVYKDIKGPLFPTVAVHSLNEEIEVNFGQKQFAFDLKEYEAHERMKQQTTIEKISLSPNVSYGLVHSYLLHYGYEETLNSFDLASKSTVPPIQVALENGFDEQDIMYALNQRRTLRQLIRNGDIDAAISKLRDWYPQIVQDERSAMCFLLHCQKFIELVRVGALEEAVKYGRSELAKFFELSGFDDMVQDCVALLAYEQPQESSVGYLLEEAQREIVADTVNAMILSTNPNLKDLQGCLRSYLERLLRQLTVCCLERRSLNGDQGEAFHLHRVLNSSKKAKC